The Stygiolobus azoricus genome window below encodes:
- a CDS encoding metallophosphoesterase family protein: protein MLIAATADLHSPKYLTQFFASFSKIREAEISLFLLAGDLAEQGEYRHFTPIYEVLKKYKTVAVFGNEDFTDKREYYKKFFSEIIWLEEQSTTVEIQGLKIVIVGSEGILEKPTKWQMLHGVDERIYQERKEKIEKLLCESKGDLKILLTHYAPTFRTVFGEKKSIYPNLGYQILETTECLPDLAIHGHAHYAKVVYGEVRKTKVYNVAFPANKKILLINLDSLIRR, encoded by the coding sequence ATGTTGATAGCTGCAACGGCTGATCTCCATTCACCCAAATATCTAACTCAGTTCTTTGCGTCTTTCAGCAAAATTAGAGAGGCAGAGATTTCGCTATTTTTACTAGCTGGAGATCTGGCAGAACAAGGGGAATATAGACACTTTACTCCGATTTACGAAGTCCTAAAGAAGTATAAGACTGTTGCTGTTTTCGGAAATGAGGATTTTACAGACAAGAGAGAATATTATAAGAAGTTTTTTAGTGAAATAATATGGTTAGAGGAACAATCTACAACCGTAGAGATACAAGGGTTAAAAATCGTTATAGTAGGTAGTGAAGGTATCCTAGAGAAACCTACAAAATGGCAGATGCTTCACGGGGTAGATGAAAGAATTTATCAAGAGAGGAAAGAAAAGATAGAAAAATTACTTTGCGAAAGCAAAGGAGATTTGAAGATCCTCCTTACCCATTACGCACCAACTTTTCGAACAGTTTTCGGTGAAAAGAAATCAATCTACCCTAATCTTGGATATCAGATACTAGAAACAACGGAATGTCTACCAGATCTAGCTATACACGGACATGCACACTACGCCAAAGTAGTTTATGGAGAAGTGAGAAAAACTAAAGTCTACAACGTGGCATTTCCAGCAAATAAAAAAATATTATTAATAAATTTAGACTCTTTGATCAGGAGGTAG
- a CDS encoding endonuclease V has translation MEDPLLNFLVKFQNLVAKNVSITHLGVENVKSICALDIAYKGNIGYAVAVYFDGNKYEHYVFAGEVNFPYIPTFLFMREAPLMMKALEKYQDQCQLTLVDGHGLAHPRRSGIATVIGVLLNIPTIGVAKSRLFGEEVREGEETYIVVNGEKVGVKRGKYYFSIGNKVDLVDVITLSRLGYPEALKLADKISKEAKGKR, from the coding sequence GTGGAAGACCCACTTTTAAATTTCTTAGTAAAGTTTCAGAATTTAGTTGCTAAGAATGTAAGTATAACACACTTAGGAGTAGAAAATGTGAAAAGCATATGTGCTTTAGACATAGCATACAAAGGTAATATAGGCTATGCAGTAGCAGTTTACTTTGACGGCAATAAATACGAGCATTACGTCTTCGCTGGTGAGGTAAACTTTCCCTATATTCCTACGTTTTTATTCATGAGAGAGGCTCCACTAATGATGAAAGCTCTCGAAAAATACCAAGACCAATGTCAACTAACGCTAGTTGATGGTCACGGGCTAGCCCATCCCAGAAGGAGCGGAATAGCTACAGTCATAGGTGTTTTACTGAATATTCCGACAATAGGTGTAGCTAAATCGAGGTTGTTCGGAGAAGAGGTTAGAGAAGGTGAAGAAACTTACATAGTTGTTAACGGAGAAAAAGTTGGTGTGAAACGAGGGAAATACTATTTTAGCATAGGTAATAAGGTAGATTTAGTCGACGTGATCACGTTATCCAGACTTGGTTATCCTGAAGCACTTAAGTTGGCTGATAAAATTTCTAAAGAGGCAAAGGGAAAAAGGTGA
- a CDS encoding DHH family phosphoesterase gives MDYYAIVHNDFDGTASAAIYARAVNSLPKKVFFTEPTKIHNLLKSLELRGVYKIMIADIGLNASTLDNVIENLKKLISQGAEIEWFDHHVWKEEWKRKLQESGVKVYHDLSTCGAGVVNKNLNPQDEFSRKLASADCSVDIWLHDDPMGEKLRRVVEYNKDYKWKEYLINKFYNGVLWDDEFEKILLDQIDKELKGYENLHKYIRVLNINGKNIVVAVRWRGPPDISYASQFLMNRYSAIVYASVNGKAISFRSNSIDVRRFAEKLGGGGHILAAGAGLKAPFWRFLLHRLGIRGPLLNWASEIVKKVVTETGLISYEGKKNVTM, from the coding sequence ATGGATTATTACGCTATCGTGCATAACGATTTTGATGGAACTGCGTCGGCTGCGATATACGCTAGGGCTGTTAACTCTTTACCGAAAAAAGTGTTTTTTACAGAACCTACTAAGATTCATAATTTATTAAAGAGCTTGGAATTAAGAGGAGTTTATAAAATTATGATAGCTGATATAGGTTTAAACGCATCTACTTTAGACAATGTGATTGAGAACTTAAAGAAATTAATAAGTCAAGGAGCAGAAATAGAGTGGTTCGATCACCATGTGTGGAAGGAGGAGTGGAAGAGGAAGTTACAAGAATCAGGAGTTAAAGTGTATCACGATTTGTCTACATGTGGTGCGGGAGTAGTAAATAAGAATCTGAATCCGCAAGATGAGTTCTCAAGAAAGTTAGCTAGTGCTGATTGTTCAGTAGACATCTGGCTTCATGATGATCCCATGGGTGAAAAATTAAGGCGTGTTGTGGAGTATAATAAAGACTATAAGTGGAAGGAGTACTTAATCAATAAGTTTTACAATGGAGTTCTATGGGATGATGAATTTGAAAAGATTTTGCTCGATCAAATAGACAAGGAGTTAAAGGGTTACGAGAACTTACATAAATACATCAGAGTTCTGAATATCAACGGAAAGAACATAGTAGTGGCTGTGAGATGGAGAGGCCCACCGGATATTAGTTATGCCTCCCAATTCTTGATGAACCGATACAGTGCAATAGTTTACGCATCAGTGAACGGAAAGGCAATATCATTTAGAAGTAACAGTATAGACGTGAGGAGGTTTGCCGAAAAACTAGGTGGCGGTGGTCACATACTAGCAGCTGGTGCAGGTCTTAAAGCTCCATTCTGGAGGTTTCTCCTTCATAGGCTAGGAATTAGGGGCCCGTTGTTAAATTGGGCCTCTGAAATAGTTAAAAAAGTCGTAACTGAGACTGGTCTTATATCTTATGAAGGTAAGAAGAACGTAACTATGTGA
- a CDS encoding cysteine hydrolase family protein, which produces MKVTVETPDIPEEKELELDPSTTALVIVDMQNDFVRKEGKLYVPTAEATIPAIKRLIQKARSEGAYVIFTQDWHMKDDPEFKIWGEHAVAGTWGAEIVDELKPEKDDFLIKKYRYDAFFETPLDYILRVKGIKNVIMTGTVANICVLHTAGSAALRWYNVVVAKDGISALTDFDYYASLRQVDFLYKGKISTSEGIKFITRK; this is translated from the coding sequence ATGAAAGTCACCGTAGAAACTCCCGATATTCCCGAAGAGAAAGAACTCGAATTAGATCCTTCTACTACTGCTCTGGTAATAGTTGATATGCAAAACGATTTCGTGAGAAAGGAAGGGAAGTTATACGTACCTACGGCAGAAGCTACAATTCCTGCTATTAAAAGATTGATACAAAAAGCGAGAAGTGAAGGGGCTTACGTTATTTTTACTCAGGATTGGCATATGAAGGATGATCCGGAATTCAAAATTTGGGGAGAACACGCTGTTGCAGGAACTTGGGGTGCTGAAATCGTAGACGAGTTAAAGCCTGAGAAAGACGATTTCCTAATAAAGAAATACAGATACGACGCGTTTTTCGAGACCCCGTTAGATTACATATTGAGAGTGAAGGGGATTAAGAACGTAATTATGACCGGAACAGTAGCTAATATCTGTGTGCTTCACACGGCTGGTAGCGCGGCTTTAAGGTGGTATAACGTGGTTGTAGCAAAGGATGGTATTTCAGCTTTAACAGATTTTGATTACTATGCCTCATTAAGGCAAGTAGATTTTCTGTATAAAGGAAAGATTTCTACCTCGGAAGGGATAAAATTTATTACTAGAAAGTAA
- a CDS encoding dual specificity protein phosphatase family protein has protein sequence MYWVRKGIIGGSPIPYTRDELEEWRQRGVKRVLILPEDWEIEEAWGNVDYYYETLKELGFEYYHIRIPDGHPPTMEQFIRIYNWLKQGNGNLVHCVGGMGRTGTVIASYLVLSEGLDAESAIDEVRRYKPGAVQTYEQELFVLKVERSKGKWKTHF, from the coding sequence GTGTATTGGGTTAGAAAGGGTATAATAGGCGGATCCCCTATACCTTATACCCGGGATGAGTTAGAAGAGTGGAGGCAAAGAGGTGTAAAAAGAGTTCTAATTTTGCCCGAGGATTGGGAAATAGAAGAGGCATGGGGCAACGTAGACTATTATTATGAAACTTTAAAAGAACTAGGTTTTGAGTACTATCATATTAGGATACCAGATGGTCATCCTCCTACTATGGAGCAGTTTATCAGAATTTATAATTGGCTTAAACAAGGAAACGGCAATCTAGTTCATTGCGTAGGCGGTATGGGAAGGACTGGAACTGTGATAGCAAGTTACTTAGTTTTATCTGAAGGCCTAGATGCAGAATCTGCTATAGATGAAGTAAGGCGATATAAACCTGGTGCAGTCCAAACTTATGAGCAAGAGCTTTTTGTATTAAAAGTGGAAAGGTCGAAGGGTAAGTGGAAGACCCACTTTTAA
- a CDS encoding peroxiredoxin, which translates to MVKLYQKFPDTQVLTTKGPIDFYKDVFGKGKWLFLFAHPADFTPVCTTEFVAFSQKYEEFKKLGVELIGLSVDSVYSHIQWLMDIEQRYGVKVPFPVIADPDKKFARMLDALDEASGQTIRIVVLASPDGIIRFVAQYPMEYGRNIDELLRITKAAIVNYKAKVVLPANWQPGQDVIVPPPTVFDEAEMRMKLPNAKAWYLFFKKYEELPPDQRV; encoded by the coding sequence ATGGTCAAACTATATCAGAAGTTCCCTGATACACAAGTTCTAACCACTAAAGGTCCAATAGACTTCTATAAAGATGTATTCGGCAAAGGAAAGTGGTTATTCTTATTTGCACATCCCGCTGACTTTACGCCAGTATGTACTACTGAGTTTGTAGCCTTCTCTCAGAAGTATGAAGAGTTTAAGAAACTAGGTGTAGAATTAATTGGATTAAGCGTTGATAGTGTTTATTCACACATACAGTGGTTAATGGATATAGAGCAGAGGTACGGTGTAAAAGTACCCTTCCCAGTAATTGCTGACCCTGATAAGAAGTTTGCAAGAATGTTAGATGCGTTAGACGAGGCATCAGGCCAGACTATAAGGATTGTAGTGCTAGCTTCGCCTGACGGTATAATCAGGTTTGTAGCTCAATACCCGATGGAATATGGTAGAAACATTGATGAGTTACTGAGGATAACTAAGGCAGCAATAGTAAACTATAAGGCAAAAGTCGTACTACCGGCAAACTGGCAACCTGGACAAGATGTAATTGTACCTCCACCTACTGTATTTGACGAAGCTGAAATGAGAATGAAGCTACCTAATGCCAAGGCTTGGTACTTATTCTTCAAGAAATACGAAGAGCTACCTCCTGATCAAAGAGTCTAA